The proteins below come from a single Treponema phagedenis genomic window:
- a CDS encoding 23S rRNA (adenine(2030)-N(6))-methyltransferase RlmJ codes for MLSYRHGFHAGNRADVFKHSVLVAFLKLYTKKQKPFTAFDTHAGSSVYQLTSEYALQTGEAAEGIIPLVSAFEKKLLPQPIPESLEAYLNLSLRYYRKDCSYAGSPEIIKNFLRQDDELILCDLHPAEGAALRALYKNEKRIHVHIRNGYEAVCALTPPKSGRGFVLIDPSYEVDSDYENVITTVQKLHKRWRAASFIIWYPILKRREYETAELKKALSALKGSESFYVENPVRPDFLRPVTPPPAPPAGEYGLQGSGMFVINPPWGMQEAATTIAEWLRKV; via the coding sequence ATGTTGAGTTATAGACACGGCTTTCATGCGGGCAACCGGGCTGACGTTTTTAAACACTCGGTGCTTGTTGCATTTTTAAAACTATATACGAAAAAACAAAAACCCTTTACCGCTTTTGACACTCATGCGGGAAGCAGTGTATATCAGCTTACAAGCGAGTATGCCTTACAAACCGGAGAAGCAGCGGAAGGGATTATCCCCCTAGTGTCCGCCTTTGAAAAAAAACTTTTGCCGCAGCCTATTCCGGAATCGCTTGAAGCATATCTGAACTTGAGCCTACGGTATTATCGCAAAGATTGTTCCTATGCCGGCTCGCCCGAAATCATAAAAAATTTTTTAAGGCAAGATGATGAACTTATCCTCTGCGATTTACACCCCGCCGAAGGAGCCGCTCTGCGCGCATTGTACAAAAACGAAAAGCGCATACATGTGCATATCCGTAACGGCTATGAAGCGGTTTGCGCATTAACACCGCCGAAATCTGGGCGGGGTTTTGTGCTTATCGACCCAAGCTACGAAGTTGATTCCGATTATGAGAATGTTATAACTACTGTGCAAAAACTGCATAAACGCTGGCGGGCTGCAAGTTTTATCATCTGGTATCCAATCCTAAAACGCCGGGAATACGAAACTGCTGAATTAAAAAAAGCCCTTAGCGCATTAAAAGGCAGCGAATCCTTCTATGTTGAAAACCCCGTCCGCCCCGATTTTTTACGCCCCGTTACTCCACCTCCCGCACCGCCCGCCGGCGAATACGGCTTACAAGGCTCCGGCATGTTTGTCATAAACCCGCCATGGGGCATGCAAGAAGCCGCAACAACTATTGCGGAATGGCTGCGGAAAGTTTAA
- the nusA gene encoding transcription termination factor NusA, with product MFGVSNNDIRRFAQEKEMDEDLAFKIVEQTLKAAYKTTFKTDENAVVTFGDNHVSIYSRKKVVDEVDDDVTEIDLEDAKKLTENAELGDELLVELDPENFKRGSVQAAVQRIHQLSRELQKDSLYAEYKSKEGEIIIGYFQRMREGSIYVDLGKVEGVLPRKYQIPGEEFHQNDRIKALIREVKKHQSNLVQLILSRTDADFVRGLLSSEIPEIYDGIVEIHKIVREPGYRTKVAVFTRREDIDPVGACVGQRGARIQTIIKELDDEKIDVVEYSDDPAEFIRNALSPAEVLNVIILDEEKRSALAVVSDSQLSIAIGKQGLNVRLANRLADWSIDVKTEKQFAEMEVVTDSRKAVEELFSDDEEVAEYDIQEELPNLDPAIITILHQNGIKEIETLVNLSENEVRALEGMTSEYVEELFKEINENFEIVQEERIDEPEQTNTEEQLPEYEEQSFECPECGARITTDMTECPNCGIGLSFEYEDEDEE from the coding sequence ATGTTCGGAGTAAGCAATAATGATATCAGGCGATTTGCTCAAGAAAAAGAAATGGACGAAGATCTTGCTTTTAAAATTGTAGAACAAACATTAAAAGCCGCATATAAAACAACTTTCAAAACAGATGAGAACGCTGTAGTTACTTTCGGAGATAATCATGTCTCAATTTATTCAAGAAAAAAAGTTGTAGACGAAGTTGATGATGATGTTACCGAAATCGATTTGGAAGACGCAAAAAAACTCACCGAGAATGCGGAACTTGGCGATGAACTTCTGGTTGAGCTTGACCCTGAAAATTTTAAAAGAGGCTCCGTTCAAGCGGCCGTGCAGCGAATTCATCAGTTAAGCAGAGAGTTGCAAAAAGATTCTCTTTATGCCGAGTATAAAAGCAAAGAAGGTGAAATTATTATCGGGTATTTTCAACGAATGCGGGAAGGGAGCATTTATGTTGATTTAGGAAAAGTTGAGGGTGTCCTCCCGCGGAAGTATCAAATTCCCGGAGAAGAGTTCCATCAAAATGATAGAATTAAAGCGCTTATCAGAGAGGTAAAAAAACACCAATCAAATCTTGTGCAGCTTATTTTATCAAGAACCGATGCCGATTTTGTGCGAGGACTTCTTTCATCGGAAATCCCAGAAATATACGACGGAATTGTAGAAATCCATAAAATTGTGCGGGAGCCCGGCTATCGAACAAAGGTCGCGGTTTTTACCCGACGCGAGGATATAGATCCTGTCGGTGCCTGTGTCGGTCAGCGCGGTGCTCGAATCCAAACCATCATCAAAGAGTTGGATGATGAAAAAATTGATGTGGTTGAATATTCGGATGATCCTGCGGAGTTTATCAGAAATGCCTTATCGCCGGCGGAAGTACTTAATGTCATTATTCTTGATGAAGAAAAACGAAGCGCTCTTGCCGTTGTTTCCGACTCTCAACTTTCGATTGCGATTGGAAAACAAGGTTTAAATGTGCGTCTTGCAAACAGGCTTGCCGATTGGAGCATTGATGTAAAAACGGAAAAACAATTTGCCGAAATGGAAGTTGTTACCGACAGCAGAAAAGCTGTGGAAGAATTATTCAGTGATGATGAAGAGGTTGCTGAATATGATATCCAGGAAGAATTGCCTAATCTTGATCCTGCGATTATTACAATTTTGCATCAGAATGGAATAAAAGAGATTGAAACTTTAGTCAATTTAAGCGAAAATGAAGTGCGGGCATTAGAAGGAATGACTTCTGAATATGTAGAAGAGTTGTTTAAAGAAATTAACGAAAACTTTGAAATAGTTCAGGAAGAACGAATAGATGAACCGGAGCAAACAAACACCGAAGAACAGTTGCCGGAATATGAAGAACAGAGTTTTGAATGTCCCGAATGCGGGGCACGCATAACAACCGATATGACTGAATGTCCTAACTGCGGTATCGGTTTAAGTTTTGAATATGAGGACGAGGACGAAGAATAG
- a CDS encoding HEAT repeat domain-containing protein, whose translation MKKIFCVFCMVFFTLFFVAAEEKTAGSKSNSVQTDTADTTDTELDLESEDAAEASAEEQIEEDPETKKQLDTIRYGLEGEVLTLIEELKKNEDTTLNAALQELFAKTKSTAVRDALFDLFSAQKNDSIKDFALEVLKDPVEYKPSTVRNSIKYLVAIEEKEAAPLVRELMKDNSEYADDCISAFGKIGSADDALFLIDYFKNELDDDQKTTLIKRQNLMVALEQLHLPETAAFLEEVARDSGENAVIRGSAAIGLAQIGDDATVSILSDLYEDSDPILRIAAVKGLGFFTTTEAEEILLQGFKDSYYKVRMQSLEAAAEKKPIAAFPYILHRAKTDPVDAVKYAAIKSVGAYNTEEGNLWLKETFLDKSKSNTLRVKAAEALMNNNLDFFYADLEQIMIEVAEDETKKKLRYELGKIFAKVQTELGDSIALAYLTSKDAQTIALGLDMFKQNRYAQSAVRVSEIAEDSNFGSLQRRAKTILADFEQQETPAEEKTEALPEPEDEASPDSDTDSQ comes from the coding sequence ATGAAAAAGATTTTTTGCGTTTTTTGTATGGTGTTCTTTACTCTTTTTTTTGTAGCGGCGGAAGAAAAAACTGCCGGCAGTAAATCGAATTCGGTGCAGACAGACACAGCCGATACAACTGATACCGAACTCGACCTCGAATCGGAGGATGCCGCCGAAGCAAGCGCAGAGGAGCAAATAGAAGAAGACCCTGAAACCAAAAAACAGCTGGACACTATTCGTTACGGGCTTGAAGGTGAGGTTCTAACCTTAATTGAAGAGTTGAAAAAAAACGAGGATACCACCTTAAACGCCGCCTTGCAGGAGCTTTTTGCAAAAACAAAAAGCACGGCAGTTCGCGACGCTTTGTTTGATTTGTTTTCCGCTCAAAAAAACGATTCGATAAAAGATTTCGCCCTTGAGGTTTTAAAAGATCCGGTAGAGTACAAACCCTCAACGGTGCGCAACTCAATAAAATATCTTGTTGCAATAGAAGAAAAAGAGGCAGCTCCGTTGGTGCGCGAGCTGATGAAAGACAATAGCGAGTATGCCGATGATTGTATTTCCGCATTTGGAAAAATCGGTTCGGCGGACGATGCACTGTTTTTGATAGATTATTTTAAAAACGAGTTGGATGATGACCAAAAGACAACGCTGATAAAACGGCAAAATCTTATGGTTGCGCTTGAACAGCTGCACCTTCCCGAAACGGCAGCGTTTTTGGAAGAGGTTGCGCGTGATTCCGGTGAAAATGCGGTGATCCGCGGTTCCGCCGCAATCGGATTGGCTCAAATCGGGGACGATGCCACCGTGTCTATTTTGTCTGATTTATATGAAGATTCCGATCCGATTTTACGCATTGCCGCAGTGAAAGGGCTTGGATTTTTTACTACGACGGAAGCCGAGGAAATTTTGCTGCAAGGCTTTAAGGATTCCTACTACAAGGTCAGAATGCAATCGCTGGAAGCAGCTGCTGAAAAAAAACCGATAGCAGCCTTTCCGTATATTTTGCATCGGGCAAAAACGGATCCTGTTGATGCGGTAAAATATGCGGCAATCAAATCCGTCGGCGCATACAATACCGAAGAAGGGAATCTCTGGCTGAAAGAAACTTTTTTGGATAAATCAAAAAGCAATACGCTGCGCGTAAAAGCTGCGGAAGCTTTAATGAACAATAATCTGGATTTCTTTTATGCGGACTTAGAACAGATAATGATAGAAGTAGCCGAAGATGAAACAAAAAAGAAACTTCGCTATGAGCTTGGAAAAATTTTCGCAAAGGTGCAAACGGAGTTAGGAGATTCTATTGCGCTTGCCTATTTAACAAGTAAGGACGCACAAACCATTGCGCTCGGGCTTGATATGTTTAAGCAAAACCGATATGCACAGTCGGCGGTGCGAGTTAGTGAGATAGCCGAAGATTCAAATTTCGGTTCGCTGCAGCGTCGCGCCAAAACAATACTGGCCGATTTTGAGCAGCAAGAAACTCCTGCGGAAGAAAAAACCGAAGCTCTTCCCGAACCAGAAGACGAAGCATCCCCCGATTCCGATACTGATTCGCAATAA
- the rimP gene encoding ribosome maturation factor RimP produces the protein MTYVKKTDIPYFTDCESLVNGLGYRLVNLSAVKQKAGWQIQAVVYSEKGVGIDDCSKVHRALLPRLEALLNSQDVSLQVSSPGINRNIKSTIEFAAFIGEAIAVWSAEISDWREGTLADTTEEAITIETKEGMAAISYADIKKAKLNKM, from the coding sequence ATGACGTATGTGAAAAAAACAGACATTCCTTATTTTACCGACTGCGAATCCTTGGTAAACGGTTTAGGCTATCGACTTGTAAATCTGAGTGCAGTAAAACAAAAAGCCGGTTGGCAAATACAAGCAGTTGTTTATTCTGAAAAAGGTGTCGGAATCGATGATTGTTCCAAGGTGCATAGAGCTCTTTTGCCGCGATTGGAAGCTCTGCTTAATTCTCAAGATGTTTCTCTGCAAGTAAGTTCTCCCGGGATAAACAGGAATATCAAAAGCACGATAGAGTTTGCTGCCTTTATCGGCGAAGCTATCGCTGTTTGGAGCGCCGAAATATCTGATTGGCGTGAGGGAACTTTGGCGGATACAACGGAAGAGGCAATAACAATTGAAACAAAAGAGGGAATGGCCGCTATTTCGTATGCCGATATAAAAAAGGCGAAGCTTAATAAAATGTAA
- the tgt gene encoding tRNA guanosine(34) transglycosylase Tgt, with protein MKIRKIFTECHKDAHTAARTGVIALPHGDLRTPAFMPVGTAGTVKGMTKDDLEEIGFEIILANTYHLFLRPGVEVIKAAGGLHGFTQWKRNFLTDSGGFQVFSLANLRRLSDEGVSFQSHLDGSSFFLSPELVVQLQTGFNSDIQMQLDICSNYGISKEQTEKELGLTSAWVKRAFSEWLKTPAEYQGSLFPIIQGGFYKDLRLRSIETVCELNPNGLAIGGLSVGEPTELYAEMLAFTAEHLPKNKPVYIMGIGTPHYILEAVKNGIDLFDCVLPSRNARNGSLFTRKGPISIKKKEFEYDFNPIDSQCNCKVCRTYSRAYLRHLFRSKEILYSMLGTYHNLAFLYTMVQEIRQAIEEDRFAEYYKNFLAEYTGG; from the coding sequence ATGAAGATACGAAAGATTTTTACCGAATGTCATAAGGATGCGCATACCGCCGCGCGGACGGGGGTGATAGCTTTGCCGCATGGAGATTTGCGGACGCCCGCATTTATGCCGGTAGGGACGGCGGGAACAGTCAAGGGTATGACCAAGGATGACCTTGAAGAGATCGGGTTTGAGATTATTCTTGCGAATACCTATCATTTGTTTTTACGGCCGGGGGTTGAAGTGATTAAGGCGGCAGGCGGTTTGCACGGGTTTACACAGTGGAAGCGCAATTTTTTGACCGATTCGGGAGGTTTTCAGGTTTTTTCGCTTGCAAATTTGCGCCGGTTAAGCGATGAGGGAGTTTCGTTTCAAAGTCATTTAGACGGAAGCAGCTTTTTTTTAAGTCCGGAATTGGTGGTGCAGCTGCAAACCGGTTTTAACAGCGATATTCAAATGCAGTTAGATATTTGCTCGAATTACGGTATATCGAAGGAGCAAACCGAAAAGGAGCTGGGGCTTACCTCCGCATGGGTAAAGCGGGCTTTTTCGGAATGGCTGAAAACGCCCGCTGAGTATCAGGGGAGCCTTTTCCCGATTATTCAAGGCGGTTTTTATAAAGATTTGCGGCTGCGCAGTATTGAGACTGTTTGCGAATTAAATCCGAACGGTTTGGCAATCGGCGGGCTTTCGGTGGGCGAGCCGACAGAGTTGTATGCGGAAATGCTTGCCTTTACCGCCGAGCATTTGCCGAAGAATAAGCCGGTGTATATTATGGGAATTGGGACTCCGCACTATATTCTTGAGGCGGTAAAAAACGGGATTGACCTTTTTGATTGTGTACTGCCTTCGCGAAACGCGCGGAACGGAAGTTTGTTTACCAGAAAGGGGCCTATCTCTATTAAGAAAAAAGAGTTTGAGTATGATTTTAATCCGATTGATTCTCAATGTAATTGCAAGGTGTGCAGAACGTATAGCCGTGCATATTTGCGGCATCTGTTCCGAAGCAAGGAAATTCTGTATTCTATGTTGGGAACCTATCATAATCTGGCGTTTTTATATACGATGGTGCAAGAGATTCGGCAGGCAATTGAGGAAGACCGTTTTGCTGAATATTATAAAAACTTTTTAGCCGAATATACCGGCGGTTGA